The following are encoded in a window of Corynebacterium argentoratense DSM 44202 genomic DNA:
- a CDS encoding PH domain-containing protein, producing MSTSDQPTVTTQVSAHSDQNLFRVDRMNLISAIVMAMMLTLTVGHKPLLLGWFYIIPIGLIVWVLRSSTRVDEEGIHARYVFKKPVDLTWENIDGIGFGRSFAKVTTTDGSQHSLPGVSFNDVSKLAEASRGRIPDVIAQAEQASHDKVTIIHRDGRQVLVDADKAATEQSEN from the coding sequence ATGAGCACCAGCGACCAGCCCACCGTGACCACCCAGGTCTCCGCACACAGCGACCAGAACCTGTTCCGCGTTGATCGGATGAACCTGATCAGCGCAATCGTCATGGCCATGATGCTCACCTTGACAGTCGGCCACAAGCCGCTCCTCCTTGGCTGGTTTTACATCATCCCCATTGGCCTGATCGTGTGGGTACTGCGCTCGTCCACCCGAGTCGACGAAGAAGGCATCCACGCCCGCTACGTGTTCAAAAAACCAGTGGATCTAACTTGGGAGAACATTGACGGCATCGGATTCGGGCGAAGCTTTGCGAAAGTGACCACCACTGACGGCTCACAGCACTCTCTGCCCGGCGTCAGCTTCAACGACGTGTCCAAGCTGGCGGAGGCATCCCGAGGACGCATCCCCGACGTCATTGCGCAAGCCGAACAAGCTTCCCACGACAAAGTCACCATCATCCACCGCGACGGCCGCCAAGTTCTAGTGGATGCGGACAAAGCA
- a CDS encoding mechanosensitive ion channel family protein, with amino-acid sequence MPVNYILYSIWTWFLTTALIPLIFIIVVMLIPRIGRMVVRGLSSRMDQQEEEFKTRRALLETFVYIGEIILYFLAAVLLLKYLGVSLAGVAIPATVISAAVGLGAQSIIADFLAGFFILQEKQFGVGDWVLFKGSGVDVEGDVIGITMRATTVRTLNGETVIVPNSAARICINQSNYWARAVAVVPVPLLGSATIQDAIDRSTAATLRALNDPEIRRDIRGELDVHPAVGIEKPTVVGMPWMVNMRFVVQVNPAKQWIVERTIRTYILEEFWEEYGSATTTSGVVLDQLATITPASELSPEQLPGLKIDDDVASNPALSTRRLADYVSKDPAQRVTRTTSHHTTAVESDAASPKERGRADLSAPTNDYAAAKNIPTTAETDSTHSTPHTSGQPPFKSNIARVLSINGRCRPSTTVLLVLLIIFLTLKGLSLDGSQHDERFRRGILAPSVKTTAPADPTDSPTTPTEPTQETSTTTPATSSTEEKTTTTTSTTNTEDKDKEEANDKNTNSTGTPTGPDSNSDADSQNDTTGGNEPASPAQPPADGAEQPQAPAPTVNPDQPTPSNQQN; translated from the coding sequence ATGCCCGTCAACTACATCCTGTACTCGATCTGGACATGGTTCCTCACGACAGCGCTCATTCCGCTGATATTCATCATCGTGGTGATGTTGATCCCCCGGATCGGTCGCATGGTTGTGCGGGGGTTGTCCAGCCGCATGGATCAGCAGGAAGAGGAATTCAAGACCCGCCGCGCACTGCTCGAGACCTTCGTCTACATCGGCGAAATCATCCTATATTTCCTGGCGGCAGTGCTGTTACTGAAATATCTCGGGGTGTCGTTGGCCGGCGTCGCTATACCAGCCACCGTCATTTCAGCGGCTGTTGGTTTGGGTGCCCAATCGATCATCGCGGACTTCCTCGCCGGGTTTTTTATTCTTCAGGAAAAACAGTTTGGTGTGGGCGACTGGGTGTTGTTTAAGGGCTCCGGTGTGGACGTCGAAGGTGATGTCATTGGCATCACAATGCGCGCAACTACGGTGCGAACCCTTAACGGCGAAACCGTGATCGTGCCCAACTCCGCCGCCAGAATCTGCATCAATCAATCCAATTACTGGGCTAGGGCTGTTGCCGTCGTTCCCGTTCCTTTGTTGGGTTCAGCCACTATTCAGGATGCGATTGACCGCTCAACTGCTGCCACACTCCGGGCCCTCAACGATCCCGAAATTCGGCGGGATATCCGCGGCGAACTCGACGTTCACCCGGCTGTGGGTATCGAAAAACCAACGGTCGTGGGCATGCCCTGGATGGTCAACATGCGCTTCGTCGTCCAAGTTAATCCCGCAAAGCAATGGATTGTTGAACGCACTATCCGCACCTACATCCTGGAGGAATTCTGGGAAGAGTACGGGTCGGCAACCACAACCAGTGGCGTGGTCCTCGATCAACTCGCCACCATCACTCCCGCGTCGGAGCTATCGCCCGAGCAACTACCAGGTCTAAAAATTGATGATGACGTCGCATCCAACCCTGCGCTCAGCACACGACGCCTGGCGGATTACGTGTCCAAAGACCCCGCCCAGCGCGTCACGCGCACCACTAGCCACCACACCACCGCAGTCGAATCTGATGCGGCCTCACCGAAAGAACGCGGTCGAGCGGACCTCAGCGCCCCCACCAACGACTACGCTGCGGCCAAAAACATCCCAACCACTGCGGAAACCGATTCGACGCACTCTACCCCCCACACAAGCGGGCAACCACCATTCAAGAGCAACATCGCCCGCGTACTGTCGATCAATGGCCGCTGCCGCCCCTCCACCACGGTATTGCTCGTTCTACTGATCATCTTCCTCACTCTCAAGGGCTTATCCCTCGACGGATCCCAGCACGACGAACGCTTCCGCAGAGGCATCCTCGCCCCCTCCGTCAAAACCACCGCCCCAGCAGACCCCACCGACTCCCCTACCACCCCCACTGAGCCTACGCAAGAGACGTCCACAACGACCCCCGCGACGTCATCAACCGAAGAAAAAACAACAACCACCACGTCCACAACTAACACTGAAGACAAAGACAAAGAGGAGGCAAACGACAAAAACACCAACAGCACCGGCACCCCCACCGGTCCCGACAGCAACTCCGACGCAGATAGCCAGAATGACACCACCGGAGGCAATGAACCAGCCTCACCCGCGCAGCCCCCAGCAGACGGCGCTGAACAACCCCAAGCACCAGCGCCCACAGTCAACCCCGACCAACCCACCCCATCCAACCAGCAAAACTAA